From the Ferrigenium kumadai genome, one window contains:
- a CDS encoding ATP-dependent DNA helicase yields MSTEVERFFSDQSPLTSEVASFRPRAQQREMAMAVAEAIRGNAILVAEAGTGTGKTFAYLVPALLNGGKVIISTGTKNLQDQLFQKDLPMVRDALKAPVSVALLKGRSNYVCHYHLELAQSNGLFKTREDVKHLGKIVSYAKESLSGDKSGLADVPENAPIWMNVTSTRDNCLGQECPQHSECFVLKARKEAMEADVVVVNHHLFFADVMLRDEGVAELLPTCNTVIFDEAHQLPETASLFFGESISTSQLLDLSQDARIEALTSAKDFAALPKGCDELDKVARDLRLSFKKEGRLPASVAEGFKEFPSALKAAHEKLAQLSGLLEKQAERSEGLENCWQRAQALSQQLKQWQDGDAPDKVRWLEVFHHSLQLNTTPLSIAEIFEKQIDGSARAWIFTSATLAVKQDFSHYQGEMGLLKAQTACWDSPFNYGEQGLLYVPQNLPEPNSEGYTEAVVQAALPLIEASKGRAFLLFTSLRAMQRAHEILQAEFDRRGWDYPLMLQGEGSRNELLSRFREHGNAVLLGSQSFWEGVDVRGEALSLVIIDKLPFAPPDDPVLSARIEQLKKQGHNAFMEYQLPRAIITLKQGAGRLIRDENDRGVLMICDPRIIGKHYGRRIWQSLPPFKRTRDEAVAVEFFSGPATPA; encoded by the coding sequence GTGTCCACCGAAGTCGAACGTTTCTTTTCCGATCAGAGCCCGCTTACCTCCGAGGTGGCGTCTTTCCGCCCGCGCGCACAACAGCGGGAGATGGCGATGGCCGTGGCCGAGGCGATCCGCGGCAACGCTATCCTGGTGGCCGAAGCGGGAACGGGCACGGGCAAGACCTTCGCCTATCTGGTTCCCGCGCTGCTCAACGGCGGCAAGGTGATCATCTCGACCGGCACCAAGAACCTGCAGGACCAGCTGTTCCAGAAAGACCTGCCGATGGTGCGCGACGCGCTGAAGGCGCCGGTGTCGGTGGCACTGCTCAAGGGGCGCTCGAACTATGTGTGCCACTACCATCTGGAACTGGCCCAATCGAACGGGCTGTTCAAGACACGCGAGGATGTGAAGCATCTGGGCAAGATCGTGAGCTACGCCAAGGAGTCGCTGAGCGGCGACAAGAGCGGGCTGGCCGACGTGCCGGAGAACGCGCCGATCTGGATGAACGTGACCTCGACGCGCGACAACTGCCTCGGTCAGGAATGCCCCCAGCACTCGGAATGCTTCGTTCTCAAGGCGCGCAAGGAGGCGATGGAAGCCGACGTGGTGGTGGTGAACCATCACCTGTTCTTCGCCGACGTGATGCTGCGCGACGAGGGCGTGGCCGAGCTGCTGCCCACCTGCAACACGGTGATCTTCGACGAGGCGCACCAGCTGCCGGAGACCGCCAGCCTGTTCTTCGGCGAGAGCATCTCGACCTCGCAGCTGCTCGACCTGTCGCAAGACGCGCGCATCGAGGCACTGACTTCGGCCAAGGATTTCGCTGCGCTGCCCAAGGGCTGCGACGAACTGGACAAGGTCGCGCGCGACCTGCGTCTGTCATTCAAGAAGGAAGGACGCTTGCCCGCCAGCGTCGCGGAGGGATTCAAGGAATTCCCGTCCGCACTGAAGGCGGCGCACGAGAAGCTCGCGCAACTCTCCGGCCTGCTGGAGAAGCAGGCGGAGCGCAGCGAGGGGCTGGAGAACTGCTGGCAGCGCGCACAGGCCTTGTCGCAACAGCTGAAGCAATGGCAGGACGGCGACGCGCCGGACAAGGTGCGCTGGCTCGAGGTGTTCCATCATTCGCTGCAACTCAACACCACGCCATTGTCCATCGCGGAGATATTCGAGAAGCAGATCGACGGCAGCGCGCGTGCGTGGATATTCACCTCGGCCACGCTCGCGGTGAAACAGGATTTCTCCCACTACCAGGGCGAGATGGGTCTGCTCAAGGCGCAAACCGCCTGCTGGGACAGCCCGTTCAACTACGGCGAACAGGGCCTGCTGTACGTGCCGCAGAACCTGCCCGAGCCGAACAGCGAGGGCTACACAGAAGCTGTGGTTCAGGCGGCACTCCCCCTGATCGAGGCCAGCAAGGGACGCGCCTTCCTGCTGTTCACCAGCCTGCGCGCGATGCAGCGCGCACATGAGATCTTGCAGGCGGAATTCGACCGGCGCGGCTGGGACTATCCGCTGATGCTGCAGGGAGAAGGCTCGCGCAACGAACTGCTGAGCCGATTCAGGGAGCATGGCAACGCGGTGCTGCTCGGCAGCCAGTCGTTCTGGGAGGGCGTGGACGTGCGAGGTGAAGCGCTGTCGCTGGTCATCATCGACAAGCTGCCGTTCGCCCCGCCCGACGATCCGGTGCTGTCGGCGCGCATCGAACAACTGAAGAAACAGGGGCACAACGCCTTCATGGAATACCAGTTGCCGCGCGCCATCATCACGCTGAAACAGGGCGCGGGGCGACTGATCCGCGACGAGAACGACCGCGGTGTGCTGATGATCTGCGACCCGCGCATCATCGGCAAGCACTACGGCAGGCGCATCTGGCAGAGTCTGCCGCCGTTCAAGCGCACTCGCGACGAGGCGGTTGCGGTGGAATTCTTCAGCGGTCCGGCAACACCAGCCTAG
- a CDS encoding YaiI/YqxD family protein, with amino-acid sequence MQIYVDADACPKVIKEILFRAAERLQIQLTLVANKMLYCPPSRVIRAMQVPAGFDVADNKIAQLVEPGDLVVTADIPLAADVIARGGHALNPRGEFYTKDTIQEKLTMRNFMDGLRSSGVETGGPSAFSQRDTQAFAKQLDKFLAKRP; translated from the coding sequence ATGCAGATTTATGTGGACGCCGATGCGTGTCCGAAAGTCATCAAGGAAATCCTGTTCCGCGCGGCGGAGAGGCTGCAGATCCAGTTGACGCTGGTGGCGAACAAGATGCTGTATTGCCCGCCATCGCGGGTGATACGGGCGATGCAGGTACCGGCGGGTTTCGATGTGGCCGATAACAAGATCGCTCAACTGGTTGAGCCGGGCGACCTGGTGGTCACCGCGGATATCCCGCTTGCCGCCGATGTGATCGCACGGGGCGGCCATGCCTTGAATCCGCGCGGGGAGTTCTATACCAAAGACACGATCCAGGAAAAGCTGACCATGCGCAACTTCATGGACGGCCTGCGCAGCAGCGGCGTGGAGACGGGCGGCCCGTCGGCATTCAGTCAGCGAGACACTCAGGCGTTTGCGAAGCAGCTGGACAAGTTTCTGGCGAAGCGTCCGTAG
- a CDS encoding VOC family protein — MKPRISLITLGVDDLERSLAFYRDGLGLPTQGIIGTEFEHGAVAFFDLNAGLKLAIWQRANIAYDCGVPLGAPSSTEFTLGHNVASKAEVDTVMEQAKKAGAVIVKSAQDAFWGGYSGYFKDPDGHLWEVAWNPQWELAE, encoded by the coding sequence ATGAAGCCTCGCATCTCTCTGATTACTCTGGGCGTGGACGATCTGGAAAGATCGCTTGCGTTCTACCGCGACGGCCTCGGGTTGCCGACGCAGGGGATCATCGGCACGGAGTTCGAGCACGGAGCCGTGGCCTTCTTCGATCTGAATGCGGGATTGAAACTGGCGATCTGGCAGCGGGCCAATATTGCATACGACTGCGGTGTTCCTCTTGGGGCCCCAAGTTCTACCGAGTTCACGCTCGGACACAATGTCGCTTCCAAAGCAGAAGTCGATACGGTAATGGAACAAGCCAAAAAGGCAGGCGCCGTCATCGTGAAGTCAGCGCAGGATGCGTTCTGGGGCGGCTACTCGGGCTATTTCAAAGACCCCGACGGGCATCTATGGGAGGTCGCATGGAACCCGCAATGGGAACTTGCAGAATGA
- a CDS encoding cytochrome b/b6 domain-containing protein, protein MQQIDRNRINEGRTVKVWDLFIRFFHWTLVLGCVTAFISGEVHASEIHVLTGYALCALLVARVYWGFKGSEFARFRSFIFSVGETLAYVRSMFGKHPCKHYFGHNPAGALMVFTLLGLLASLMVTGLVTLAAIDFEGPLVFLANVVSDETSYAFRHVHEFLSTVGLVLVAFHLMGVVGGSIQHNENLVKAMVTGKKELPANQNENGER, encoded by the coding sequence ATGCAGCAAATCGATAGAAATCGCATCAATGAGGGCAGGACCGTGAAGGTCTGGGACCTGTTCATCCGTTTCTTCCACTGGACGCTGGTGCTGGGATGCGTGACAGCCTTCATCTCCGGCGAGGTCCATGCTTCAGAGATCCATGTGCTGACCGGTTATGCCCTTTGCGCATTGCTGGTGGCGCGGGTGTATTGGGGATTCAAGGGCAGCGAGTTCGCGCGCTTCCGTTCTTTCATCTTTTCGGTCGGCGAGACGCTGGCCTATGTGCGTTCGATGTTCGGGAAACATCCCTGCAAGCATTACTTCGGGCATAACCCGGCGGGGGCGCTGATGGTGTTCACCCTGCTGGGATTGCTGGCCTCGCTGATGGTGACGGGGCTGGTGACCCTGGCTGCGATCGACTTCGAGGGGCCGCTGGTGTTCCTGGCGAACGTCGTGAGCGATGAGACCAGCTATGCGTTCCGTCATGTCCACGAGTTTCTTTCTACGGTTGGCCTGGTGCTGGTCGCATTCCACCTGATGGGCGTGGTGGGGGGCAGCATTCAGCACAATGAAAACCTGGTGAAGGCGATGGTCACGGGGAAGAAGGAATTGCCGGCGAATCAAAATGAGAATGGGGAACGTTAA
- a CDS encoding DUF1924 domain-containing protein, with amino-acid sequence MKKTYTLMAVIGALFMASNAWATPATDGLFARYKSQGAPGFDAERGKKNWTKRVKSEGGEMMSCTTCHGDDLTKPGKHNKTSKVIQPMAPSANPERLTDAKKVEKWFKRNCNDAWGRECTAQEKGDFLKFLLAK; translated from the coding sequence GTGAAGAAGACATACACATTGATGGCAGTGATCGGCGCGTTGTTCATGGCTTCCAACGCTTGGGCGACTCCGGCTACCGACGGGCTGTTCGCGCGCTACAAGTCCCAGGGCGCACCAGGCTTCGATGCCGAACGCGGCAAGAAGAACTGGACCAAACGGGTCAAGAGCGAGGGAGGCGAGATGATGTCCTGCACCACTTGCCACGGCGACGACCTGACCAAGCCGGGCAAGCATAACAAGACCAGCAAGGTCATCCAGCCGATGGCGCCGAGCGCCAATCCTGAGCGCCTCACCGATGCGAAGAAGGTCGAGAAGTGGTTCAAGCGCAACTGCAACGACGCATGGGGACGCGAGTGCACGGCGCAGGAGAAGGGCGATTTCCTCAAGTTCCTCTTGGCCAAATAA
- a CDS encoding diheme cytochrome c — translation MQNRFKAAMLAAGLLTSSGAVLAEETFTGWWISPWRHKEVKPVDNKTWKEECGSCHMAYPPGLLPSKSWEKLLNEKALGDHFGDDASLDEETLKEIRDYALANAADKSWYKRSRKIAMATEQVEAPLRITEVRYIKRKHHEIPEKMIKGNKDVKSLSFCNACHTKVEEGTFDNDTVRIPNYPDWKD, via the coding sequence ATGCAAAACAGATTCAAAGCGGCCATGCTGGCCGCAGGATTATTGACCAGCAGCGGCGCTGTCCTGGCCGAAGAGACTTTCACTGGGTGGTGGATCAGCCCGTGGCGTCACAAGGAAGTAAAGCCGGTCGACAACAAGACCTGGAAGGAAGAATGCGGCTCTTGCCACATGGCTTATCCGCCCGGCCTGTTGCCGAGCAAATCCTGGGAAAAGCTGCTGAACGAAAAGGCCCTGGGCGATCACTTCGGTGACGATGCTTCGCTGGACGAGGAGACGCTGAAGGAGATCCGCGATTACGCGCTGGCGAACGCGGCGGACAAGTCCTGGTACAAGCGCTCGCGCAAGATCGCGATGGCGACCGAACAGGTTGAGGCACCGCTGCGCATCACCGAGGTGCGTTACATCAAGCGCAAGCACCACGAGATTCCCGAGAAGATGATCAAGGGCAACAAGGACGTGAAGTCGCTGAGCTTCTGCAACGCCTGCCACACCAAGGTGGAAGAAGGCACCTTCGATAACGACACCGTGCGGATTCCGAACTATCCGGACTGGAAGGACTGA